The Quercus lobata isolate SW786 chromosome 4, ValleyOak3.0 Primary Assembly, whole genome shotgun sequence genome segment GTTACATTCTTACTCTACCAAAGAGATGCATATATACATCACCACCTATAAAAGCTATTACAAAACGCTTGGGAAATACAACAATGAGCTATAACACTTGGAGGTGAAGCTTCAATGTTATCCTCTGCAGCTCAAGGGACGGGTGCATAAAGTTTAAGAGAACTTTCTGAGGGATAAACAAAATGGAAGCTTGTTTGCACTAATACAATTACATTGCTCTATGCAAGGGACCCCAAATATTTACATCAGCCAgcattgaaaaaatattttaaattactcAGGACAAACAATCAACTCTCACTTAGCAATGGTGCTTCAATGTCATCCTCTGAATCACTGCTTGAAGGTACCCCAGGTTTAAGCAGGCAAGCATAACATAATGAAATCATCTGAGGAGAATAAGATGCAGAGTTAGTTAAGtcttaagagagagagagagagagagagagagagaagggggggggggtataTGCTTACCATGCATACAGATGCACATACAATACTGAAACCTTTGCAGTTGAAAGGTGCACTGCTAGATAAGAACCATGCTGAGATAAAAACTTAGCTTGTTAGCAATATATATGGATTGATTCTAACactaaactaaagaaaaaaaaatgatgagttaGTCTACTCACAAGTCAATGGACTCATTACGAGCGGTGATAACAAACTTGCTATTGATTCCACACCAGCCACAAATCCTTGTGCTTTTCCCTGCACAAACAATCGAACATACATGTCAATGGAATGACCACGGTCATGTGCCTTGTACTGTATTTAGCTCAAGAACTAAATCAACACAGAACAAGTTATTTTGATGTGGAAGAACCCTATGTCtacatttatttcttttttgtttggcaTACTCCTGAAATTCTCCATCAGTTAAGTGATTGTAGCAATTTCGGGTGTAAAAGTAGCAATTTTTATGGCATAAAGCATCTGATAACGGTAGATAACTGAACGAAAGATAAAAATCATTGGACCAATTTTCGTAGAAAGCCACCAttttaaacccaaaactcaCTACTGGACACATGCTGATCTGATTCATTCTGAACATATGTTGATGAACCtgcctcattttttttaattgagttcaAAGTTCAATCTAAAGAAGTAGAAAACAGCCAGATCTAGATGAGTAGTGTGACTTATATGAGTAGTGTGACTTATGAGATGCATTAGCTTTACTCAAACAACTTTATCAAATTCAGCAGCCTCTCCCTATGTATAATAATACCGAAAGGTGAAAATACAGAAACCTGGACTTTCCTTGTATTGACAGTAAGAGTagaatattgttattattattattattatttggttgCTAGAAAGAATATTAAGACCTATGGAATGCAGAACTGTAGGTAATGGGATCACATGTATTTTCCAAACCTGATTTTTTGAGCTCGATGCTCTTGAAATAATTGCATAAGTCTGCATATAATTTGACAGGCAAAATTGAAACACCATTAGAATTAAAGGTGAACTGTATAACCACattgaatattattttatgaaaaaatttatgattcCAATACTTACAGCAGGTCTTACAAGGACAACTACAACTTTAAATGTGGCACTCATGAATGGTACCTGCATTGTGGCAATGTTGCATTGTTACTGATGAGAAATGTATCCAcagttgaaaaataataaacaaaactaGGAAACTTTAGTTTTACTTTCACAAAGCCACGATtaacacatgattgaatttatAACTCCATATGAGGaatggaaattaaaaaattcaaaatagcccaaagaaaaaagaaaagaaagaaaagtttcTGATCAATGTCACTAGTGCTTTTTGAACCACAGATTCTTTCATAAAAGAAGCACTCAAGTTCCCTACATGCACATGAAACTCTTAGAGCATAGAGTATTTTTATATTCCTTATGTAGTATGTTTTACAAAGTTgtttccaaaatttaaaattttcaaactacAAATTACGTATCTAAACATGATTCATgtaagaaaatagaaataacaTTGATATGTCCAAAAATCATTTAAGGCTAAATATTTGCTTGCAAGCCAACTCAATTGTTTATGTGtcagaaaattttcctttagcATAGAATTATATAACGCATTCATAAAGTATGAACATACCCATGCCGCCCATGCAAGGCCATTGAATAATGCCTGCACAGCAAAAAGAAtcattagtttttattttattttgtaatttgtgcTGGAAGGATTAAAAGAAATGATTATAAGAGACTTACATAAGCTATTGATGCAAGTAAACCTATGCACAATATCACTTTCTCTCCAACCAATGGATTTATTAGTGGAAGCACCAACATCTGGAACCACAAACCAACATGTTATAGGAAGAGCATTTCTGaaggaatttaaaattttcataaaagaaaacaacaagCTCAACACAATCATCATATAGaatatttttgacaaaagaGGTTTCCTTCATGCTGATAGTATGAGCACTGAACAGTACTCTCAATTCCAAAGACTTCGAAAGGATTATAAGCAATTAGGAATCGAGTACTAAAAGGTGCAGTGCTCTCAATTCCAgaactcataaaataaaatttttaattgtcaaaattttcaaacgaAAAACAATGTGCTCATTAAGGGAAGACAATTTAAAAGAATATGACCCTAAGAATAGTTTCATTTCTATAACCACGATGCCTTTGCATTGTTTTCTAGTTGAGAAGACAGATTATCATCCATTAGAACACCAACTGGAACAATTATTCTTTTGATAACTTCTGAGCAACAAAGCAGAGGATTTATAGGAAAACTCTGGCATATGCCTAGCAGATAAAGTTAATAACATACTAGCAAATATTGATATGCTGCCATGATTGAGGGCAAAAGATGAGAGTAATTCACAATCTTCAATATAAAGGTATATCAAACTCTTTTAAGTAAATGTATGGAAACTTTAGCTCCATAATATACTTCACCTGTGAAACAATTGAACCTATTCCCACGAGCATCAGAATTTCTGAGAACTGATTTTTATCGAAACCAAAAGCGGCCTTCAGATAGTACTGCACAGGTATTGGCATAACAATCAATTCattgaatcaaaataaaaacattgttTCATAAATTTTCATTAGTCAACTTCATGGATTGGTTTAGTTGCAATTATCTTATGAGATGATAAATCTAGCACTATCTTATCCTAAACTATTGATTAAGAAAGCCTTTGGCTTTGTAGTCTCTAGTAAGTCTGAAGCTCTCACACCATTTCTTTTTCTGCACGAGTTTCAGTGCAAAATTTCTCCCATTACTTTGGTGGGTTCAGGACATGTACTTGATCTGTTTGCCCATGACAACTGCTAACCAACTAAGTCATGACTCCTCTGATTCATACTCCCCTGAATAAATCTCTCTAGGGTCTCCTGCTTCATGTCTAAGTCTACCAATTTCTCTTGCCCCAAGTCCTTCCACATTCTATTTGTATAAGGTCTTTAAAATATTTCCTTCAAAACTGGACATCTTTGTCTCTATATAAtaagcaaaattatttttatatatttttggggTAAGCAGATCGCATACAAATCCTACCCCAACAAGGTATGTTTACTGTGCATTTCCCTTCtcccttttctttattttctcctCCTCTTTTTCAACCCCAAATCACACAATGTGCCAATTACTGATTTATAATGACAAACAGATTTTGGCCAAACTAAGATTGGTAGCAACAATAAGCATCACAAATGCTTTCAGTTCCATGCAAGGTCTTGTTTCAAAATATTTGCTTTAAAGATTCTGACTGAAACTATTCTGAAAAGGCTGAAAGAATATGTCgtttgttaaaaagaaaaagaaaaattattatggaaaaagcgaaagaaaattatatatatatatatataaaatatctgATGCTGTATGATGGTACCAAGAGGAAATTGTGAGCATGCAaccatttattttcttgtgaaaatgataaattaataGGAAACATACCATCAAGACATAAGTGATGCCAGACATTCCCAGCTCATAGAAGAAAGAAACCAGAGAAATGCCCCTTAAAGTCGGACTGTAAAAGAAAAACGAAGCACTTTTAGCCAGACAAagacaatttatttataatgtttTGCAGGTATAAAGGTTTGGATGCTTATACTGCCTAAGAGATTCCAGATATGGTCTTTACGTAGTGCAGGATGAGGATATTTTAAACTGTCTTGATTATAGACAAAATTACCTGCTCATAACTATTGTAGCAGCATCTTTCATTGATTTGTATCGTTTCTGGATAATTTTAATTGTCTTAGCTAAGCAAGCTGAATCTTGGTCCCTCTTTGGAGCCAGCTTAACTGTCTCAACTAGAAAGAGTTGAATATAAATCGGAGATAAGATCAAGAGAGCTATTGAAACCTGAAACAAAAGGCTGAATTGGTAAAAATGATTTTACAGAAAAAGATGACAAAATTAAGGCTGTATGGCTAATGCTGAATTTAGAGCAGCAACATACTggaaaaatgtatttttctgGGAGAAAAAGTGCCAGAAGATTTCCCAAGACATGCGAAGCAGAACAAAGGCCTGTTATCCAACTAAAAGCTGCTGCCCTCTTATTTTCTTCAACAACATCCGCCTACAAAGGAAGGGAAAATGTGACCCCCAATATTCCCTATTCATGATCATCAATCATTGAAGAACAAGTCTTACCGCATAAGCAACGGCAATGCAGAAAATACTCCCTTGACTTAGAATATAAGATATTGTACGAAGCACATAGTAAGCATATACAAATCCTGTAGACTGATTACAGGCAAGTATAGCTGAAAAAGGAAtacagaaaaatcaaatttgtaagTTCACTTGATGGTCTTGACAGTATCATTAATGTTATGCTAGTAGCATCATACAAAGAAAGCATTAATATCATTCACAATTTTAAAAGGTAATCATGTATAGTTCTAATGGAAAttctccctttttttccttatatatttattctttCAACATGTATAGTTGAACTATAATTACATTTAACTCTTCTTTGGCTCTCATCTTTCATACATCATTTAGGATGCTTATCTTACTCTAGATCAGTTTCGGATGAATGGTATAGTCAGTATCCATTCATTCAATCAGAATCAgctgaaattcaaaattttccttgTTTTCAGATGAATAATCCACCAAaagctaaaaaacaaaacaaaaaaacaagatCACCTTTTacccattttcatttttaaaaaagttcttGGCCAGACTCCTTCAAATTAGTTTAGCTTGAAGCCTTATTCATGCCTAGAAATGGTTTATAGGTTTGAATGCTAAACCATCAATCTTTTGACAGACACATGGTCTATAGTATCCCATCCACTGTCTTCAAAAGCATTTGTAAATTTCATAGACTGaatcacattaatttttttctaaaatattaatttaaaaaaaaaaaaaaaaaaaaaaaccagaattGTGAAACAGCTAATGCACACTTAAAGTGACATACATATTTGGGATTTCATATCCTTAATTCTCAAAGTTCAGAAGTAAATATCTAACTGTTTGTACATTTAACTTCACATAAGCAAGTAAGTTACTCAAATGAAACATACCAAAAGGGAATATAGATGTGGATATGGTAAGAAGGAGCATCGGTTTACGCCCATACTCATCTGCAAGCTGACCTAACAGTGGAAGCACCACCATCTTGAAAATTCCAACCACCTGCAcgcatttaaaatatatatgtcaaaacttaatttaaagaaattttttcccTGTTGTCTTTCCCAGTCTTCTTCTGCATTTCATGTTAATAAGAAACTGCTTTCTGACTCATGCTCAatgcaataaaataattaaaatttaattgagaagcataaagtaaaacaaatatgtaaatattaacgGTTGCCCTAGTGGCCAAGGGAATATGTTAGCCCTTAGGGCTTTTGTTAGTGAGCTATTTTTAGAAGGTTTttatgagggaaaaaaaaaataattaatatttcgACAGTTTTTcctatttctcataaaagttgtatcaaaaatttcttaaaataatttgttaagAATTGTACAAAGAATACCCGTTAACAGAACCTAACAAGTATTATATGAAGGCCTATAGTAAAATAGCATGCGACCTTTCAGGATAAAGTTGTGCTGAGAACAGTTTAAAAGGAGTATAAGTTGTCCCTCTCAGGTGTCTTGATAAGTGTGCGGCTTGTCTATATGTATTGAGaaccaaattataaaaaaagacatACTAATGTGAGACTGAGGGGATAAGAGAAAAGCTAGAAGGCGAGGGACCCTGGTTACttgtctttatatatatatatatatatatatttgatggaATACTTGTCTTTTTGTATATTGGGACACAACTTGGTCACATTGATGAAGGTActactacaagtctacaaccaTAACTTTCTGTCTCATATTTATTCATTACTCTACTGTATTAAAGATGAAGgaaacaacaataattattccaactttttgaggttttttttttttttttttttttaaacaaaagatgaatattccaaaatagattaaaattcAAGAGGCCAATAGCAAACCCCAAAAAAAGCAGATCATGAATATGACATCTCTAGGACCCACACCCGAAATTAAAAGATGTGAACATTGCTTGCAAGGAACAATTCTAGTGCCATTACATAATTACAAAAACAGTGCTCAAAATTAAAGACATttccaaatcaaaatcatacaAGCATATTTCTCTTATTTTGCCAACTTACTAACCTTATAGAGCATCTTGTCTTATCATATCCTACCTACCTTCACTCATAATTTTGGGAGTGTAAATGATGATAGGAAGACCTCAATTAAGTAACCTATAATTAATGCCACTTAcccatgtaaatttttttttttttttttttttaatatgtagaGAGTACGACATGTGGAATCATTTTTAGATTCCTGTAGCTCATAAATATCCATAAACTGTCATCAGTTTTATCTCCCAAAGGGAAAGTAGATTAAGAACCAATGACTAACAAGTTTTGTGGGTCGTTACTCGTTTTCATTCAATTGCAATTATTTGTTTACGTAGATTTCAAAtcaagatattaaaaattatccAACCACTATTTCATTTATGAAAGCGTAAAAGGAAAAGTAGACATTGACAAtgtttttataaagaaatcAACGTCTATAATCCATCTAAAAATCCTTGAAACTTTAGGGATAACAAAGTATTACTATCAATGATAAATTCCAGAAATATGATAGACAATGCGAggcccttttctttttaattcttttattccTTTTGGGACCATTAGTTGGGGCTGTTTGGTGTAGATGAAAATTCAAACAAACAGTGAGAGAAAGGAGAATTATGAACTTGATTCGATTCTTTGAGCATAAAAAACATAGAGTAAAATTAAGTGAGAAATATATCATTTTCCCTGCTTAGCACTATATAATTATAAACAGTTATTATCAACTCCAAATCATGtccaccaaataaaaaaaatcaagaattatGAGTCTAGGAAAGCAGATCATCATGCAGGCTCCCGTTTGGTTTCAGAGAAAATACGTacagaaaataatattaaaccTCTTTTTGGCCTTAAGAAGAGCAAATTAGCGAAATTTTCAACTCTTTCGAGTTTCAGTGTCTTGgcctctattaaaaaaataaataaataaaacaagactcaaaCATGTTACAAAGAACAAGAAAGCGCCAAATTCGACAACCATAACTTTTTAAACAGATATAAcacaacaacatttttttaatatcccaCGATTGAATTGGATATTTGGTACGAGGTTTTTAACCACCTATACATGGCTCATTgttcctccatttttttttctcaggaGCTAAACCCAACAAAGTCcatccaaaaaccaaaaaaaccaaaaagacaGAATTTGTTACATACCGTTTGTTGAAGACCATTAAGATAAATAGCTTCTGTACAGGTTGAGTCTTCTGGACATAGAGCATTAGTAATAACATCAACAAGAACAGAAACAGTCATTTCCTCAGCGATCCAATGAACACAGAGTGGTAATAGCAAGTGAAGCATGAGCTTCATTCCTTCCATGTCACTACTActactgctgctgctgct includes the following:
- the LOC115987418 gene encoding hippocampus abundant transcript-like protein 1, with protein sequence MTKTQSRQDISSSSSSSSSSSSSDMEGMKLMLHLLLPLCVHWIAEEMTVSVLVDVITNALCPEDSTCTEAIYLNGLQQTVVGIFKMVVLPLLGQLADEYGRKPMLLLTISTSIFPFAILACNQSTGFVYAYYVLRTISYILSQGSIFCIAVAYAADVVEENKRAAAFSWITGLCSASHVLGNLLALFLPEKYIFPVSIALLILSPIYIQLFLVETVKLAPKRDQDSACLAKTIKIIQKRYKSMKDAATIVMSSPTLRGISLVSFFYELGMSGITYVLMYYLKAAFGFDKNQFSEILMLVGIGSIVSQMLVLPLINPLVGEKVILCIGLLASIAYALFNGLAWAAWVPFMSATFKVVVVLVRPATYAIISRASSSKNQGKAQGFVAGVESIASLLSPLVMSPLTSWFLSSSAPFNCKGFSIVCASVCMMISLCYACLLKPGVPSSSDSEDDIEAPLLSES